GCATTACCTGCtgatcatcagcatgttaacactGTACTTATGTTAGCGTGCTGATGTAAGCATTTCACTCAATACATGTACTACTACAGCCTCACTGAGCTGCTAGCGTGGCTGTGTAGATTCCTGCTAAAGATTTACTTCTTCAAGAGGAGCGAATGCCATCGGAGCCGAGTGTCACAGATGCATTGTGgcttttggtcttttcatgagatgtgatgacaataagaaaaacaaagtgtaaCACCAGCATTATCTTTTAAGCTATGCAATAGATAAAGGGACTCTTGAGatgaaattaatgaaatgaCAGCCCCTCATACCTTCTTCCACTCATTTTCAGACATGGCCTTCAGTTGGTCCGCGGGCACGAGCTCCTTCAGCATCTTGGGAATCATGACCAACTGGCTCTTGTCATTGCTGACCTTTACCCTAAAGAGCAGAGCCGCAATGTTGACCATGTCCTCTTTGGTGCAAGCATGATATCCTCTCAGATACTTAGGTAGCTCCTGGAAGACAGAAAGATATTTTATAAAGTCTACTGTTTTGGTAATTCACCAGCAGATTCATGTGAATCCTTCAAACTGAGTTGCTACTGACTTGTTCATTAGGGGAAAACTTTCTAATCTTTAACAATCCCACTGGTTGTAATGAAATCAGAAGGAGCGATCCTGGAACTAGTATTGATACTATCTCATTTAAATGTCAGGTAGAATTATGTTTAATGgaaagttttaaatttaatatcaTGTGGAAAAACTAATCAGCCTTGAAATGTGATGATAGCTGAGCTGCATCATTCAAATGTACCTGAGGGAAATGAAAGATAAGAtctgcctctgtgtctctgcctgGGACCACATTGAACCACAACTTCCTCATGAAGAACACAAGGTAGGGGATGTTGACCGGGCCgcctgcagaacacacacacacacacacacacacacacacacacacacacatacacacacacatcaaagagGTTTTTGCAGGTAAGTACAGAACCATCAAAAGTTCAATTGGCCCTACAATCAGATAATGTTTGTACCGTCTTTAATCCTCTTGGCTGTCTTGGACCAGTCAGTGATTTGTCTCAGACTATCAAAGAAGTAGTCTGTGTCATTCAAACTGAGAACCTGAAATAAACATAAttactgaatgttttttttgttgttgttttttttacaaccaaTGTGGTGAAAGTTCAAGAAAGAGGGCTTAGAATTTATGAAAGTACACCAATTGTACAATTCGAGATCGAAATATAATATTCAATGCTGAGAAATGTCAAATAAACCTTGTCATGTGTTTTGACAAAAATGCTGAAGCCGTCTGCTGAAGCCAGGCTGAGCTTGTTGGTAATGTTCTGGATGAGATCCCTGATCCTGGTGCCTGTCGTGACCTCAAATACCTGAAGGGGGACGAGAGGATTCACTGGATCACTGTTACTAGTGTTTACTAGTTTTTATGTAGCTTTACATATACAAGAAGTCTGCGTTTGTACCTCATCTGTGTCATTGGGGAAGTGGATTTTGTGGAAGATCTGGGTGCTGTTCTGTTGGATAGCATCTACCTCAACCTGGTGTGGTGGGAGCTTCCTGGGCTCCATCCTACACAAGGACAGCAAATgctttgtcatttattttactttcatttaCTACTTGTTTTGATGCAAAGCCACAGATTCAGTGCAGATAAAGAAAAGAGGACACTCTACCACTAAAATGGCAAAACACAATACAACACCATGCACCAACTGTGCAAATCAAAAATAAGTATCTTAGAGCCTGTTGTCTTCGTATTAATTATACTGAATTTAAATCTAATGTATTTATAGAATGGGCCATGCAAATACAATTTGGTCAGAGTGAAGCTGAggcaacatatttatttaaagagttctgctgtcactgtgagcatagctgcaagcatgtgcTGCCTTAAACTGTACAACTTGTCCTCATCAAGTCTAGAATAAGAAGCCCATATACCTCAGTTTtcttagtttagtttttagagAGCTTTTGCATATTCAGGgatttaaaacacaaagcatCACAGCTTGACATTTCCGTTTTTCACTATACCAGCTGTGGTGTCGTGTCATTCTCACTATTAACCAGTGGTTGAGTTTTGAAACTGCCCTGCACTTTTCTACAAATTTCATCTCTTTAAATCACTCTGTTGGTGTTTGCACAAACCCTGTAATTGGTACTATTAAATCAGGGAGGAGCAGCACACACTATCTGCTTTGTGTATCTTGGAGATGTACATCTTTGTACGTCTTGATTGTATCTACACATACATTCTTTGAAATGCACGCTGTGTGTTGctgatataatataataatgcaCATTGGGCTAACCTCAGAGAGCTCTGCAGCCGCTGCAGACAGTCTGAGGCGAGGGGTTCTCTGCGGCGCGACTCCAGAAATCGCTGAGTGTGTCTCAGAAGAGACTGACTGGGAGGAAACAGGCCGCAGCAGAGCCACAGCAGCTGCCAGCCCTGCTCCATGCTGAACCTGGGTGATGGACAAAAAATGTAGTTAAAACACTATTAAGCACATGATAAAACTGAGTCTTTGTGTcttgatttgtatttgaaaccATTCTTGGACACTGAAATGTGGGGGGTTGTTACAGTTCAGTTCCACTTctggaaaaattaaaaaaaacttctctTATTTTTACTCTTTGTACTTTctatcaaaataaagaaaaatagaaaaaggaaTAGCAGTTGTAGATACTTAAATTCACCAGATTTAGCTTAAAATTGTTACATTATCTTTTAATAATTTTCAAGGGCTACAACTAAAAATGATTTTCATCATAAATTAATGTGTCaaacattttcttgattaatcaatcaaccattttactttattttattataggcagttgtttttttccctattTGATGAAATAGGGAAAAAACTATGTAGTTCTACATTCTACATTGACATCTTtgcatgtcttgttttgtctgaccaatatTCCaaaagtctgaatattttgAGTTTACAAAGAAAATTTGTAATGTGTCTTATcactggagaagctggaaccagagaatattACAATTTTAATTGATACTCAAAAAttgttttctgtcaatcaacttaTTGTTGCAGCACTTTACTATctacaataacaaaacaaagtatCATTCTATAATAACAGTAACAGAATGGGCCCACACCTTTTAGCAACTGCCTTATTATCATTCtgtcataaataaaaatattactaaaGCATTTATAACAGCAGTGATGGGAAAATACTGTTTTCAATTTTTGGATGCATATACTAAGAAAATTTTGTGTCATACAAAGTCCATCTCCAGCTTTTAATCTAAGAACAGGAGGTAGTGAAATAATACAACCGTACCGGTTGTTATTGCTGCTCATCTGCTTCATGATCTGGCAATAGATCTCATCTCTGAGCGCCTCATTCTGAGTGGCAGGGCCGAAGATCTGGTCGGTGAGCTCAAGAGGACTCTGCATCTGCTTGGTGGGGTAATCTCCCATATATTTCAGGATCGGTGCACAACAGTCAAGGACGAATAACCATGCTGgtttcataaaaaaatacaagctTGGACTGATTGAGCTGTATTCTTCCATCGATGGCAACCcgcttgttagcttagcatgttaATTAGCGCAGCTAGGTTAGTTATCCTGGCCTTATTAATTAGGTTACTGAGCCACGTCTTTTAACATGCTCATGGCTATGTGGCTAAAGTGTTTGGTGGTGTTGGCTATAATGAAAATGGGGAGGCCTTTTGCTTGCACAGGTAGAACGCATCTCAAAGAGTGATGTAGCCAAGCAGTGTGAGCATGATGTGGTTGGCTGTGTTGAGTGTACGTGTGCAGGCAACAAGGGTGGTTGTTCTCACAGCTGTGGGCCTTCTGACaggtaaaaacataatttatgttACCTGGCTTCCATATGAATGTTCCTACAGCAAAGCATCCCCCACACTGCACTGGGATTTTTTATTAGGGTCAGAGGAGAAGACACCAATTCCAACAGCAAATTAGTTTCCCCAGGAGGTCTCCCATCTTAGCATTAGCCAAGCCCAAACCTGGCTAGTTTTAGTCATTCAGTAGAAACAGGGTACATGTTGGTACGGCTGCTGGCCCATTCCACcatgtgttaaaataaataaatatttgttgcaGCCAGTAGAAAACTAAACCCCTGAAATAAATAGTAAGTAGTAAATGTATATGTTTAACTACCATGCCAAAGGTTCActgttaaacacaaaacaaaaatacatagtAAGAAATATTACTTTTTCACATAACTCTGGTGTACAGGATATCAGTGAAGGCCAGACAGGCTTTGTGGCTGAGCTCTGAGTTGCCCAACAGTTTCTTGAGGAGGGGCTGTCTGATTGGCTCTCTGGAGTTGGCCCACAGCCTCTCAGGAGCAACATTCCTGGAAATCACCTGACGGTTCACATCCTTAGTGGGCTGTCTGTAGgatcaagtaaaaaaaattggATTTTCCTGCTGTCAGTACTGTTCCAGTGAGCATTTTCCTGCTGATCAGCTGGTGAAAACAAGCAGAATGTAGTAAAGATACCTGAAGTACTCGAGGGAGAATTCTTTGAGCGTGGCAGGAGCTAATCTCTCCACTGTTCCTGTTTCTTTCTGGTTGGCCTGTATGATGTCCTTCCTCTGGTTAGGAGACAAATTGAGGAGGctctgaaataaagaaacatgCATCACATTTATTACTCCACACATTCTGAGCACAATAACTCACCTGAGAAGAACGTGTCATTGACTTCTCCGTACCATGACCTCCTTGGAGGGTTTGCTGAGTGTTGGCAGGATTAGGATGGCCTCAATGGGCACAGCTCCGGTCTGTCTTGTTCTCTCATTTTCACCCTTTATCCAGCCACGCTGCTGAGAGAACTCATCATCTTTGATTATTATAATGAGCTCTCCTTTCTTGAAGCTGAGTAATGTGGGGTCATCTGTAGAGAAATGGAAGACAACACAGTTAGCAGTTGGCAGGAATGATTCTAATGTAGATCATTCAGCTGTGACAACATTAGAAAGGAAAAATCAGTCCTCTCACCTTGCCTGTCAGCATCTTTCAGGGTAACAGCATACTGAGATCTCTCTGTCAGTCCACTGAGGAACATTGTAACCAGCTCTGCCATGTCATGAGCTGTCTCTCCACTCAGAGTGAAGTCTCCTTTCAGTGTCAGCATGCTCACCGCCTGGCCAGACGCTTTACCTTCCCTGGATGGGCATCAAGGGAGAATCATAACGCAGGAGTCATGCACAGCTGGCATGGTAACACCACACTGTTAAAGCAAACTTGACTCGTCCTCGTTGTAAACTGGCACactcctctgtctctaccttatGCTGTTGACTCCGGTGACTTCAGGAAAGGAGAGCTCCAGCagcctcttctctctctcatccagGAAGGTGATACCAGTCCAGTTTATGGCCACAATGAACTTGCTCTTTGGCAGCGGAGGACCTAAAAAACCCAAACACGGAAGACAAGGAACAAGCCAAATAAATCACGACTCATGGGGGATATAACGACATATCCCTGTCCAGCAGTAAAGTGTTGCTTGCACTTTCTATGTGAACCATTTCAGCATCCTTTGAGTGCAGCATTCATGTGTACAGCAGCAGAGGCCCTATCATCAAACTTCAGATAAGAGgctttcattcatcatttaattcatctgtttgtttattttttgatttatcatttattctgtaaatgaaaaaaagaagcaaatccTCACACTGGAAAAGCTAGACACAAGgaaagtttggcatttttcttTACTGCTGATAATAGTTTTTTTGTCAATCAACTAATGATTTCATCACCATATTCCTTTACAAAATGGACAATAAGATAAGATTTGAAAGGCCACGTGGTATATTATATGGGCAATGTTATTTATGTAAGAAGAAATAAAACCTGATTCGATGGTTTATCCAGTACTTTCTGAAAGGAGGTCATGGCTTCAGGGATAACACATGGGTCggtttaggttaaaataaaGCACAAACATCTATACATTGTTCACTGGATTGTTACTAATCTTACCAGCATGTTGCCAATTATGAAATATCACACcgtaaaaaaagaaatttgatGTGATCTGAATAAATGTGATCTGTTAAGGAAAATATTTACTGTGTCAGTGAGTCAGAGCTCACTCCTAAACAAGAGTAAATCTGAAATCCAAGGAAGgaagaaatgtttttcctggcccaattattattattaaattattcccTCATAATAAACTACTTTACTCGAGTCTCAAACTATAAATAGCCTTGTATATTCCAGTGTGACATGGATACAAAAAGCAGCGGCAACAACTAAATTCACAAAAGGGGCTGGCTGAACAGCTTCACTACTGGTTGTTAATATCTAAAAGCTGATCTGTTCTACATGTTCCTGCGGTGatacaaaaaataaactacaggtCAATAAAATCTATTGACAATTCTGTACTGTTTCTGCAAATGTTTAATATTCACCATTAGAGAAAGGAAAATAATCCTATTTGGATTTAATTCTTTAACAGTAACTGTGATAGCTCAAAAATGCTGTATGGCCTCGTCCATTCCATCTAAAGTAATCAGTTTGTGAACACATGCTTAATTTGTCCATCAATCCTGTGAGACCAAGAAGCTACTGATTCATCCATAATAATGGAGTGCATGCCTTGTCAACACTGTAAACAAAGTTGCTTAAtgaattgaaataaatgaaattgtCAGAATTTGTTGAACtataaatgattaaatacaTAACATAACAGAGAAGCTGGAAATATTATTTGCTAACGGATGCCTACCTGACTGTTTGAAAACTTCAAAGAACCTAGAGAAGAAAATGGGCCACTTCTCTCGGGCGTAGTCGACCATCTCTCCCCTCACTGAATCTGCTTTTTGTCTTGAACTCAGATACGGACCCTTGTGTGGTTGAAGAAAAATAGACAGAAACATTAAATCTACTCTGGGCcattttatagatttttttttctgtgccatTCTGTTCATTTCTGTTCATGCTGCAATTTCTGATATGTAGTGTGACTGACCTGAGCATGAGCAGCGCTGACCATTTGAGCCCATTTGGCCTCTCACTTGGCCTCCAGCAGAGAGCTGTTGACGCATTCCTGAATAGCTTCCTGCACGTTTTCCGGACTGCTGTCTGAGCCATGCTGGATGTATAAATGTTTTGCAGCAAGCTGAACAAAATCATCCTCCTGTGGCAGTGaaatgggggagggggggggggttaaattATACCTGAGAATACGACAGGAACACTGTAAGATATCCATCCAAACATTCCCACCTTTTCACACTGGTACTCTCCAAACTTCAGACCATGGATGATCTGTTTGTAGATGAGGTCTGTGCTGATTTTGTCCTCTTTGCAGTCATGCCAGGGGGTGAAGATCTCCTTGCGAAAGAAGAGACGCCAGGGAGCGTGCtgctcctgtcctcctctcctctttactTCCTGCTCACACTGGGAGATGGCGTCCATCACGTGCTCCCGGCCGCTGCCCAAAGCCCACACCTACAGGACAGGTCAACATTTGAAATTATGGGTGAATAGACTtaatacacatatatattttcaGATTGCACCCTCTAGTCCTAGTTTGTCACAGAATTCAAGTACTGTTCACTAAAACAGACATTATACCACTTTTGATTCGTTCTTAATATAAAGTTCTTAAACCCCCCCTCCTGAAAACATCTAATGTTGGTGTGGTTTCAAAACTTAGCTAATTATTTTCTACGTGTCTCTGTTGTAAAAGTTTATCTGCATGTTGTAAGGTGATTAGCAGTACTGTATGCTGACAGAGGCCTACTTTGGACATAGCACAGCACAGACCCCCGGGAACTCTGAGAAAGTACAAAGAATCTGTGTGAGAAATCTGTGATCTACTCATCACCTGCTGTACTATAGGAACACACCAAGCGGATGTAACAGTGTACCTTTTCATACAGGGCGACATAGAGAGAAAAGCCGAAGGCGTCCTTGAGTTTGACTTTGTTAGAGAGGAGCTGGCAGATCTCTTTGGAGGTAGATGCTGAGTCAACAGGGAGGTTAATGGAGCGTCCATCCATCAGCATCACAGACACAATCATGGGCTTTTTTGTCTTGGTGGCCTATCACAGTTCAAACAAAAATGACCATGTTGATTAAACAGTAATGAGAACCACTGTCCATGGAAGTTCATAAGTGTTGAAGGGTCGGTTCACTCAAGtgacagaaaaaatatgttctCACTTGCCGCTACTGGCATCGAGCCATACACACAGTTTGGGTTTAATCCGTCCAGGTTTTGAGATTTCAGCTACCACCTCAATACAGCTGAGGTCAACAGAATTATGTTTGTGGCGCTCACAGCatggaaatttttttttttttttataaattcacaTTTCTTTTCCTGAAAAACATGGCCTGTACATGCCTatactctggataatccacaaACCTCACCATTAACAGTTTTCAgtgaggtctgtggattatTCCAGATGACAAAGACACTGTTTCTTGAAATAGATGTTTTTAAATGGGTGCTGTCAAAAATCTCAGAGACTGATATCTCAAAACCTTGACATATTAAATAAACCATAATCTGCTTGGCAGGATACAACTACATACCGAGGGGGACAAATACTTTTTCCTGATTTGGGTAAAGTGggaatgctttttttaaaatgatttatctCTACAGTACAATGCCCATGaatcagttttaaatatttgcagGAGCATCTTATGCCATGTCTTAGTACCTGCAGCTCCAGCCAGGCTGGAGGCTCCCCTCGCACTCCATTCATTCCTGTGCGTCGCAGCCTTTCAGCACAGTAGGAAGCATAGCCTCCTGGAGCGAAACGGATGAAGCTTTGCAGGTACTGCCAAGACAAGAGATAGGAAGAGATGAGCAAAACATCACAGCATGTGACTCACTGTTCCTGAGACTGAAGCAGCCAATACAACTGATGTGCTTACCCTCATAAAGCGCTCACTTGGAGGGAAAATGCCcagacagagggagagcagGATCCAACCACGGAAGTAGCTGTTGCGATTGTTGTTATCCTGCAGCTGCTTGCAGATCTGACAGTAAATCTCATCCCTGGACAGACAAATATTGTATTAGTAGagaattatcattattattataattattattaacaacaGACACTTGGATGTATATGATTTTAAATTGAGCTTCTGTTACCTGAGGTCACATCTGACAATGGCATATCCCACAATTATGTGGAGTTTTTCGAGGGATGTCAGCGGCCGGTCCAGTGTGGGTTCTTCTCCAATCATGGCGTCACTGTCCTCCTTCACAGTCTGCAGGGTGGGAGGCTTGGACACCTCAGTCTGATCCTCAGACTGTAAGAAGaaacatgacattttattttattgtaccTTAAAAAAATATGACAACACTAGGTCAAAATATTATTTAGGCTTacacctcacctcctccatgatgaTCGAGGGTTTCCTTAAGCTTGAAGTGGATTTTGGGATTCCATTTTCTGGGACAGTGGATGCTTTTCTGTTTCTGGACAGTAGGTCAGTGAATGTGGATCCTTTCCTTGTTCGAGGGTTTCCTTCAGGCACAGTGTACACCTTTGGGTTTTGAGGTGTCTCATTGGGCACAGCAGAAGCCTTCCTGTTTCTTGTCAGAAGGTCTGTGAAAATGGAGCCCTTTCTGTTTTGTGTTGGCTCCCCGGGTACCGTGGAAGGCTTGCGttcttttttattccttagtacCCTCTAAAACAGtcagaaattatattttaaaatccaCGATAAATTGTTTGTGATAAATCTACAAAATTAGGCAATATTCAACATTCATAAAGTCCTTGCTTTGTGAGGAGATTTACCTGATCCAGGCCAACCATGTGGCTCAGACGCCTGTCTTTTCTGGAGAGCACGTCCTGTGGCAGAAAGCGTTCCTGCGTGGCGGTTCCTTTGACCTGGACTTGCCTCTTTGGCTCAGGGAGGTCTCCCATGAACCTTAAGATAACCCACCACACTGTCAGCGAAGCCTGGTGATAACACAACAGACCGCATGGTAAGTAAATGAAAGACATTCATCATATAAGGATAACTGGAATGATTAAAGTGGTCTAAGAGGAGCACCAGGACATCTCCTTCATCTTCATGGTACAGCAGGGGTTGCCGAAGCCTCTGGCGGATGTGGGTGGGGGTGGCTGCACCCTGGAAGTACATGGAGGCAAATTTGGAGAAGGAGTACTCATCCAGGTCATCGTAGTCTTCTTTGGGAAGATCTTCCTCCATGGGAAGGTCGTCGATGTCTATCTCCTCGATAACTGTCCTTTTCCCCTCAAATTTctgaaaacagacacagacatgcAGCGACTGACTTTAAAATGAATACAGAATGTGCAAAACCTTAGGTTCCCGAACCTCGAATCCCACAGGTGCTTGTCCCTCCTGCCCTCCAACCATAATGGGCAGGAAGTCAAAGATGCTGTCCACCATCTCCTGGTCTGTGATGGTTTCGGCCTGAGCTTTGGcctccatctctttcttctGTCTCAGCACTTCCTCCAAGTATTTCTGTCTCTCCAAAATGGCCcgctgttcttcttctttctctttggcAGAGAGGTACATCTGAAAGAACACAAAAGAAgatcaggaaaaaaacattgtccTGAATAACAACTGCCTGCAAAATGTCTTTTACTACCTAATTAACCTGCAAtgcaaataacacatttttcattattcatATGGCTTTGGGGGAAGCATTAGAGCTGTTAGGGGTTCAGGTTCTTGCTCATAAACAACTTTACTAGTTACTGAAGCAGGGGCTTCTGACACACAGTCCTCTACCACAGTGATGCCTAACCACAGGGATATGCTCAGTCtgtaaggattaggctgggaacTGGAGGGTCCAGCTCAGACCAGAGTTGCGGAGTGTGGACAGGtaccagttcacctcctgggcactgccgaaggaggccttgagcaagcccctgatcccccaactgctcggggcgccctctcactctgacatctctccgtgtgttgctatgggtcctgtttgtgcatgtacatgtgtgtgtctttcggacctgtgtgtaaatactaacataataataataacagagtgaaaacatcgtgggattaataaagtatatcttcttcttcttaaattGTTAGCTAAAGGTAACagttaaactgttgaaataatACCTTGAAATGAATGGATAAACTGgtgaaatagttagctaaacgTTAGTGCACACTGTTGAAATAATTACCTGAAAGTAATCAAAAAGTTCAAAAAGTTGGAGAAGTAATAGACATTTGGAACATAATCAGTATTGTCGATGAAGGGGTACTTGAGTTTATCTGATAGGGATTTGGGGTAGCGTTAGTTAGACAAAAGGGGTTGGCAACCACTGCTGTACCAGAAATGGTTCTTCAAAGTTCTTAAAGTTGAACTTACATCTCTTTTGATCTTTTTGAGAGCTTTTCTTGCCAGCACACCTCTGGTGTGTGCCTGCAGGAGAATCACAGCGTCTCTCTTGCGCTTCATTTCCTTCCTGACCAGGTACCCTCTGGTTCTGGCCTGCAGCACGATGGCTGCCTCCCGCTTCTTCTTATACTGGAAGTGGAGTTGTCGAGAGCGAACCTGTGCCCGCAGTCTGGCAAAGCCCAGCTGAACCTAGAATTAGAACATAATTGAAGGTTTAATGCAAGCCAGGTATTCTCACACTGGCAAATTCTGAGATGTTAAAAAGTAACTCACCACTTTGTACAGCTTTCTGCCTTTGTGTCCTCTCCAGTATTTCTGTATGACAAGAGCACCTGCCTTTTGCCTCAGGAATTGTCTCCTTTAGAAGGCATGAATTATACAGACATGAAGTTGCAAGTCAcaagagcaaaaaaaaatttaatttacatctttttctttttgtgttataCCTGTATTTGTAGCCTCTCAGGACTTTCTGGATCAGGAGTGCTTTCTCATTTAGTTCTTTCATTCGCTTCAGTTCAAGCATGGTGTCATGGAAGTCctgagaaaaaaacagtattatagtatttttcttattttggtGGAAACATTCA
This genomic window from Micropterus dolomieu isolate WLL.071019.BEF.003 ecotype Adirondacks linkage group LG05, ASM2129224v1, whole genome shotgun sequence contains:
- the LOC123971308 gene encoding LOW QUALITY PROTEIN: unconventional myosin-VIIb (The sequence of the model RefSeq protein was modified relative to this genomic sequence to represent the inferred CDS: substituted 1 base at 1 genomic stop codon), with product MGLIHVSAMLHLSKGDFVWVDSGVAVPIGAEVKVTDTGQLQLIDDEGKEHKINKKTEGTIRPMHPTSVKGVDDMIRLGDLNEAGLLRNLLVRHKEGIIYTYTGSILVAVNPYQLLPIYTTEQVHMYTDRRLGELPPHVFAIADSCFFNMRRNQKNQCCVISGESGAGKTESTKLMLQFLAAVSGQHSWIEQQILEANPILEAFGNAKTIRNDNSSRFGKYIDVNFTKGGAIEGARIEQYLLEKSRVCRQAPEERNYHIFYYMLMGMPADQKKILSLGNAAEYNYLTMGNCTSCEGRDDVKEYAHFRSALKILMFSDNDSWEILKLLAAILHLGNVVFNGTIVNNMEACDIHASSHFNTASQLLEVAPKALEKSLTERSFMTARESVTKPLTSAQAVDGRDAFVKAIYGRLFLWIVDKINAAIYKPPEDSSEVPQSIGLLDIFGFENFKINSFEQLCINFANEQLQQFFVKHVFKLEQEEYTRENIIWKRIDYKDNQSTLDVLANKPLNILALIDEESNFPKGTDTTMLLKMNHVHGKGDIYIPPKNNYETQFGIKHFAGEVFYDSKGFLEKNRDALSSDLIQLVETSSNKLLKQAFHNELSSITIKSTVNPRMIITTANNSLRQASDGKKRVPTLTGQFRKSLDSLMKTLTVCQPYFIRCIKPNDFKKPMLFDRELCMRQLRYSGMMETIRIRKAGYPVRYTFDEFLGRYRVLLKTSLCNPKTESKVKCCESICENVLDEEGDWKTGKTKIFLKDFHDTMLELKRMKELNEKALLIQKVLRGYKYRRQFLRQKAGALVIQKYWRGHKGRKLYKVVQLGFARLRAQVRSRQLHFQYKKKREAAIVLQARTRGYLVRKEMKRKRDAVILLQAHTRGVLARKALKKIKRDMYLSAKEKEEEQRAILERQKYLEEVLRQKKEMEAKAQAETITDQEMVDSIFDFLPIMVGGQEGQAPVGFEKFEGKRTVIEEIDIDDLPMEEDLPKEDYDDLDEYSFSKFASMYFQGAATPTHIRQRLRQPLLYHEDEGDVLASLTVWWVILRFMGDLPEPKRQVQVKGTATQERFLPQDVLSRKDRRLSHMVGLDQRVLRNKKERKPSTVPGEPTQNRKGSIFTDLLTRNRKASAVPNETPQNPKVYTVPEGNPRTRKGSTFTDLLSRNRKASTVPENGIPKSTSSLRKPSIIMEESEDQTEVSKPPTLQTVKEDSDAMIGEEPTLDRPLTSLEKLHIIVGYAIVRCDLRDEIYCQICKQLQDNNNRNSYFRGWILLSLCLGIFPPSERFMRYLQSFIRFAPGGYASYCAERLRRTGMNGVRGEPPAWLELQATKTKKPMIVSVMLMDGRSINLPVDSASTSKEICQLLSNKVKLKDAFGFSLYVALYEKVWALGSGREHVMDAISQCEQEVKRRGGQEQHAPWRLFFRKEIFTPWHDCKEDKISTDLIYKQIIHGLKFGEYQCEKEDDFVQLAAKHLYIQHGSDSSPENVQEAIQECVNSSLLEAKXEAKWAQMVSAAHAQGPYLSSRQKADSVRGEMVDYAREKWPIFFSRFFEVFKQSGPPLPKSKFIVAINWTGITFLDEREKRLLELSFPEVTGVNSIREGKASGQAVSMLTLKGDFTLSGETAHDMAELVTMFLSGLTERSQYAVTLKDADRQDDPTLLSFKKGELIIIIKDDEFSQQRGWIKGENERTRQTGAVPIEAILILPTLSKPSKEVMSLLNLSPNQRKDIIQANQKETGTVERLAPATLKEFSLEYFRQPTKDVNRQVISRNVAPERLWANSREPIRQPLLKKLLGNSELSHKACLAFTAILKYMGDYPTKQMQSPLELTDQIFGPATQNEALRDEIYCQIMKQMSSNNNRFSMEQGWQLLWLCCGLFPPSQSLLRHTQRFLESRRREPLASDCLQRLQSSLRMEPRKLPPHQVEVDAIQQNSTQIFHKIHFPNDTDEVFEVTTGTRIRDLIQNITNKLSLASADGFSIFVKTHDKVLSLNDTDYFFDSLRQITDWSKTAKRIKDGGPVNIPYLVFFMRKLWFNVVPGRDTEADLIFHFPQELPKYLRGYHACTKEDMVNIAALLFRVKVSNDKSQLVMIPKMLKELVPADQLKAMSENEWKKSIVASFNKQAGMTVEEAKVAFLKVVHRWPTFGCAFFEVKQTSEPNFPDIVRIAVSKQGLTIIHPKTKDVLANHPFNRIANWCSGSTYFHMTIGSLVKGSKFLCETSLGYKMDDLITSYVNMYHRERRAVQTRNKRFNI